From the Xenorhabdus ishibashii genome, one window contains:
- the yhdP gene encoding AsmA2 domain-containing protein YhdP yields the protein MKRLPGILLATAAIVIIIVALLVSGLRFFLPHINEYRQQLVGKIADVTDIPVNIGYIKGHWEPFGPSLEIRDISAKTADVDIHAKKVILSLDVWRSLLQRRWHFRDLSFYQLQINYDKPLFGKEGENRFSQPDSLSTLFLEQFNHFDLHDSRLTFLTPSGEKADLLLPQLTWLNKDNRHRAQGSVSLSSINGQEGIVQVKLDLKDNDGILDNGTVYWQADDIDMRLWLSRWLRDNTGLDNAHFSLASWITLKNGRIDSGRLQLKQGGANWHVGNENHQLEVHDFLVQMRRQGEGWLFEAPNLASLKTDGQRWPEGKLATLYVKQSQQYQDNDHWRVRAENIQLEYLNGILPILSFVTPDTVKDWQHRQPEGVIDNFALDITPALPDDMGIRLKWRDVSWLRWKELPSIDQFSGRLEGNKQWGKLNFALKNSTIDYGNMFQAPLEIASSEGQVSWQNDQNGMEVWSQGLDLQAKSLWLNGNFHYLKPHNKPPVLAMLAGIRANDLGEAWRYFPKPLMGGSLTDYLTASLIKGKVDNATLVFHGDPHDFPFKQNNGQFQVFVPLRHATFQYQPDWPALFDLNIDLNFQNNGLWMLAQKTHLGKVEASHVSAVIPDYGKDKLFIDAALSGDGKSIHDYFNHSPMADTIGSALENLQLSGRVDGKLHMDIPLQHGKVAASGEVALKDTHLFIKPLNSEMAHLNGKFRFDNGNLKSETLSANWLGNPLSLKFSTQDSAKHYQVDVKLDSHWAAKALPELPAEIRHKLSGTLNWQGDVNVTLPAGETRNKVKYRVAVNADLSHLNSKLPILDTESLKEWNRVNLHAEGDMNQLQIKGSMGKRYAFNTQWRLEEAHVKLQRGIFQTDNMGIPALPKKSLLALNLPAIDGEKLLALFALLHWQPSEEKGFLWPNVFEIALPALNIAGQRWNQLTFNIMQQNGEVIVSAKGKEINGNLLIAKHKPMKASINYLYYDPLFATGSSNDDKRLMSDKASVPHYALNSWPALDVKCAECWVAGLKLGKVSGSIRPEGDSLILTNGQLENSAGNLTLSGRWYENHTGSSSHIKGQLSGEKFDDMAAYLGFIVPIVDAPFKFGFNLKWQNVPWQPDLKTLNGTLTGDMKKGAIAKLGGGRAAQLFRLISFDALLRKLQLDFSDTFSNDFNFDSIRGDATVKNGVVYTDNFLIDGLAADINATGQTDLVRRQIDMALVITPEISTTVGVATAFAVNPVAGAAIFAATKALRPLWSKISVIRYRLTGSLEQPKIDEVLRQLKENKGP from the coding sequence GTGAAGCGACTGCCGGGGATACTATTAGCGACAGCCGCAATAGTCATTATCATTGTGGCTTTGCTTGTCAGCGGGTTGCGTTTCTTCCTGCCACATATCAATGAATATCGTCAGCAATTAGTCGGAAAAATTGCTGACGTAACAGACATTCCTGTCAATATTGGTTACATAAAAGGTCATTGGGAACCTTTTGGTCCTAGTCTGGAAATCCGTGATATCAGCGCGAAAACGGCAGATGTCGATATTCATGCCAAAAAGGTCATACTTTCTTTGGATGTCTGGCGTTCACTTTTACAACGGCGCTGGCATTTTCGTGATCTGTCCTTTTACCAGCTTCAGATAAATTACGATAAACCTTTATTTGGAAAAGAGGGAGAAAACAGGTTTTCTCAGCCAGATAGCCTATCTACCCTGTTTCTTGAACAATTCAACCATTTTGATTTACATGACAGTCGGTTAACCTTTTTGACACCCTCTGGTGAAAAAGCGGATTTACTATTACCGCAGCTAACCTGGCTGAATAAAGATAACCGCCATCGGGCACAAGGCAGTGTGAGCCTCTCTTCGATCAATGGGCAAGAAGGTATTGTTCAGGTGAAGCTTGACCTGAAAGATAACGATGGGATTTTGGATAATGGCACAGTTTATTGGCAGGCCGATGATATCGATATGCGACTGTGGTTAAGCCGTTGGTTGAGGGATAATACAGGATTGGATAATGCCCATTTCAGTTTAGCCAGTTGGATTACCTTAAAAAATGGGCGGATTGATAGTGGACGTTTACAGCTTAAGCAGGGTGGAGCTAATTGGCATGTCGGAAATGAAAACCATCAGCTTGAAGTGCATGATTTCCTTGTGCAAATGCGTCGCCAGGGGGAAGGCTGGTTATTTGAAGCGCCAAATTTGGCAAGCCTGAAAACTGATGGGCAACGGTGGCCAGAAGGGAAGCTTGCGACACTGTATGTTAAGCAGTCACAGCAATATCAGGATAATGATCACTGGCGTGTTCGTGCCGAAAATATTCAGCTTGAATACTTAAATGGGATATTGCCTATACTCTCTTTTGTGACACCGGATACCGTCAAAGATTGGCAGCACCGACAGCCAGAGGGAGTGATTGACAATTTTGCCCTCGATATCACCCCCGCGCTTCCCGATGATATGGGAATTCGTTTGAAATGGCGGGATGTAAGCTGGTTACGTTGGAAAGAACTGCCTTCTATCGACCAATTCAGTGGCAGGTTAGAAGGGAATAAACAGTGGGGAAAGCTCAATTTTGCATTAAAAAACAGCACCATTGATTATGGCAATATGTTTCAGGCACCGCTTGAGATTGCCAGCAGTGAAGGGCAGGTATCTTGGCAAAATGATCAAAATGGCATGGAAGTATGGAGCCAGGGGCTGGATTTGCAGGCCAAATCGCTATGGCTCAATGGAAATTTCCATTATCTAAAACCCCATAACAAACCCCCTGTTTTGGCCATGTTAGCTGGAATTCGAGCCAATGATCTGGGTGAAGCATGGCGCTATTTCCCCAAACCACTAATGGGGGGATCTCTGACAGACTATTTGACCGCTTCCTTGATCAAGGGAAAGGTTGATAATGCGACCTTGGTTTTTCATGGTGATCCTCATGATTTCCCATTTAAACAGAACAATGGTCAATTTCAGGTATTTGTACCGCTACGTCATGCAACCTTTCAATATCAACCTGATTGGCCGGCGCTGTTTGATTTGAATATCGATCTGAATTTCCAGAATAACGGATTGTGGATGCTGGCACAGAAAACGCATTTGGGAAAAGTGGAAGCGTCTCATGTTTCGGCAGTGATCCCTGATTACGGCAAGGATAAGCTGTTTATTGACGCTGCGCTCTCTGGCGATGGGAAGAGTATCCATGATTACTTCAACCACAGCCCGATGGCAGACACAATTGGTAGCGCACTAGAGAACTTGCAACTTAGTGGCAGGGTGGATGGAAAACTCCATATGGATATTCCCTTGCAGCATGGGAAAGTTGCGGCAAGCGGGGAAGTAGCGCTGAAAGATACCCATCTGTTCATTAAGCCATTGAATAGCGAAATGGCGCATCTCAATGGCAAATTTCGCTTTGACAATGGTAACTTAAAAAGTGAGACATTATCTGCTAACTGGCTAGGAAATCCCTTGTCCCTGAAATTTTCTACCCAAGACTCGGCAAAACATTATCAGGTCGATGTGAAACTGGATTCGCATTGGGCGGCAAAGGCATTACCAGAACTTCCTGCGGAAATTCGCCACAAACTATCTGGAACGCTGAACTGGCAGGGAGACGTCAATGTTACGCTACCTGCTGGTGAGACAAGAAATAAGGTGAAATATCGTGTTGCAGTTAATGCAGATTTGTCACACTTGAACAGTAAATTACCAATACTGGACACAGAATCTCTGAAGGAGTGGAATAGGGTTAATCTCCATGCAGAAGGTGATATGAACCAGCTCCAGATCAAAGGATCAATGGGTAAGCGATATGCATTCAATACCCAGTGGAGGCTGGAAGAAGCTCATGTCAAATTGCAGCGGGGTATTTTTCAAACCGATAATATGGGTATTCCTGCTCTGCCGAAAAAATCATTGTTGGCCTTAAACTTGCCTGCCATTGATGGTGAAAAATTATTGGCGCTGTTTGCACTTTTGCATTGGCAGCCATCGGAAGAAAAGGGTTTTCTGTGGCCAAATGTATTTGAAATTGCATTGCCTGCACTGAATATTGCTGGACAGCGTTGGAATCAACTCACATTCAATATCATGCAACAAAACGGTGAAGTTATTGTGAGTGCAAAGGGGAAAGAGATTAATGGCAATCTTCTGATTGCAAAGCATAAGCCAATGAAGGCATCAATCAATTATCTTTATTACGATCCCCTGTTTGCTACAGGTTCGTCAAACGATGATAAAAGGTTAATGTCAGATAAGGCTTCAGTCCCCCATTATGCGTTGAACAGTTGGCCTGCATTGGATGTCAAATGTGCAGAATGCTGGGTTGCAGGTTTAAAACTCGGCAAAGTATCTGGATCGATTAGGCCAGAAGGCGATTCTCTGATTTTGACCAATGGGCAACTGGAAAATAGTGCCGGAAACCTGACATTATCCGGGCGTTGGTATGAAAACCATACCGGAAGTTCTAGCCATATCAAAGGGCAACTATCAGGTGAAAAATTCGATGATATGGCGGCTTATTTGGGCTTTATCGTCCCGATTGTGGATGCGCCTTTCAAATTTGGTTTCAATTTGAAATGGCAAAATGTCCCGTGGCAGCCTGATCTCAAGACACTGAATGGCACGCTGACCGGAGACATGAAGAAAGGGGCTATCGCCAAATTGGGAGGCGGCAGAGCTGCGCAATTATTCAGGCTTATCAGCTTTGATGCGTTGTTGCGTAAATTACAATTGGATTTTAGTGATACATTCAGTAATGATTTCAACTTTGATTCCATTCGTGGTGACGCAACGGTAAAAAACGGTGTCGTGTATACCGATAACTTTCTTATCGATGGATTGGCAGCGGATATTAATGCTACAGGACAGACCGATCTCGTTCGTCGCCAGATCGATATGGCACTGGTCATTACGCCAGAAATTTCGACAACGGTGGGCGTCGCAACGGCTTTTGCCGTCAATCCTGTGGCTGGTGCGGCAATTTTTGCCGCGACAAAAGCTCTGCGACCGCTATGGAGCAAGATATCGGTGATTCGCTATCGGTTAACGGGCAGCCTCGAACAGCCTAAAATTGATGAAGTTTTACGTCAGCTTAAGGAGAATAAAGGGCCATGA
- the nit1 gene encoding deaminated glutathione amidase, with protein MKNVNIALLQLCSGTNVKHNLAQIEQQIKQLPETVKLVLTPENALLFADADTYRAHAETQGSGPLQQAVSEIAQRYGVWLLIGSMPLTSREDPTRITSSSLLFDDQGEIRARYDKIHMFDVNINDEHGAYNESTIYQRGEHITVVDTPVGRLGMTICYDLRFPGLFQALREQGAEIISVPAAFTRLTGKAHWEPLLRARAIENQCIILAPAQVGVHGTRRTWGHTMAVSGWGEIIKKNPLTVSALQLNIRRDSLTHMREQIKVVKHNRFRPQLTSLIKKNTD; from the coding sequence ATGAAAAACGTCAATATAGCTCTTTTACAATTATGCAGTGGAACGAATGTCAAACACAATTTAGCGCAAATTGAACAGCAGATTAAGCAATTACCAGAAACAGTAAAACTGGTTCTGACACCAGAAAATGCCCTGTTATTCGCTGATGCCGATACCTACCGCGCACATGCAGAAACGCAGGGAAGTGGGCCATTGCAACAGGCCGTAAGCGAAATAGCACAACGTTACGGTGTTTGGCTGTTGATTGGCTCTATGCCTCTTACCAGTCGGGAAGATCCCACTCGTATCACCAGCAGTAGTTTGCTGTTTGATGATCAAGGCGAAATCAGGGCACGTTACGACAAAATTCACATGTTTGATGTCAATATCAACGATGAACACGGTGCCTATAATGAATCCACGATTTACCAGCGTGGGGAACATATTACCGTTGTCGATACACCGGTTGGTCGACTGGGGATGACTATCTGTTATGATCTGCGTTTTCCGGGACTTTTTCAGGCATTGCGCGAACAGGGGGCTGAGATTATTTCCGTTCCGGCTGCTTTCACCCGCTTGACAGGTAAGGCGCATTGGGAACCATTGCTGAGAGCCCGTGCTATCGAGAATCAATGTATTATTTTGGCACCGGCACAGGTTGGTGTACATGGCACTCGCAGGACATGGGGACACACAATGGCGGTCAGTGGCTGGGGAGAAATTATCAAGAAAAATCCTCTGACCGTCAGCGCATTACAGCTTAATATCCGTCGGGATAGTTTGACTCACATGCGTGAGCAGATAAAAGTGGTGAAACACAATCGCTTCCGTCCACAACTGACTTCTTTGATAAAAAAGAATACAGATTAA
- the tldD gene encoding metalloprotease TldD: protein MSLTYVSEHLLAANNLNHQDLFSVLSQLAERRLDYADLYFQSSYHETWVLEDRIIKDGSYNIDQGVGVRAISGEKTGFAYADQITLNALQQSAQAARSIVRETGNGISHTLGAVAHKALYPVADPLQSMSREEKIALLHRVDQIARAEDRRVQEVSASLTGVYEHVLVAATDGTLAADIRPLVRLSVSVLVEEDGKRERGGSGGGARYGYEYFLRTEDGQVLAEQFAREAVRMALINLSAVAAPAGTMPVVLGAGWPGVLLHEAVGHGLEGDFNRRGTSVFSGQVGQKVASELCTVVDDGTLEGRRGSLAIDDEGVPGQYNVLIENGILKGYMQDKLNARLMGVAPTGNGRRESYAHLPMPRMTNTYMLAGNSTPEDIIASVDRGLYAPNFGGGQVDITSGKFVFSTSEAYLIENGKITRPVKGATLIGSGIEAMQKISMVGNDLALDKGVGVCGKEGQSVPVGVGQPTLKLDNLTVGGTA, encoded by the coding sequence ATGAGTTTAACTTATGTCAGTGAACATTTACTGGCTGCTAATAATTTGAATCATCAAGATTTATTTTCGGTACTGAGTCAATTGGCGGAACGGCGTCTGGACTATGCCGATCTCTATTTCCAATCCAGTTATCATGAAACATGGGTGTTGGAAGACCGCATCATTAAAGATGGCTCCTATAATATTGATCAAGGTGTGGGAGTTCGCGCAATCAGCGGAGAAAAAACAGGTTTTGCTTACGCAGATCAAATCACATTGAATGCGTTGCAGCAAAGCGCTCAGGCTGCGCGCAGCATTGTACGGGAAACGGGTAATGGCATTTCGCATACGTTAGGTGCCGTGGCGCATAAGGCACTTTATCCGGTAGCTGATCCTTTGCAGAGCATGAGCCGTGAAGAAAAAATTGCTTTGTTGCACCGTGTTGATCAAATTGCACGTGCGGAAGATCGCCGTGTACAAGAAGTGAGTGCTAGCCTGACAGGTGTTTATGAACACGTGCTGGTGGCGGCGACCGACGGTACATTGGCCGCAGATATCCGCCCATTAGTACGCCTTTCTGTCAGTGTATTGGTGGAAGAAGATGGTAAGCGTGAGCGTGGCGGCAGCGGTGGTGGAGCGCGTTATGGTTACGAATATTTCCTGCGCACCGAAGATGGTCAGGTTCTGGCAGAGCAGTTTGCTCGTGAAGCGGTTCGCATGGCACTGATCAACTTATCGGCGGTTGCAGCACCAGCGGGCACTATGCCCGTTGTATTGGGGGCTGGATGGCCGGGAGTTCTGTTGCATGAAGCGGTGGGGCACGGTCTGGAAGGAGATTTTAACCGTCGTGGTACTTCTGTTTTCTCTGGACAAGTTGGGCAAAAAGTGGCCTCAGAGCTCTGTACCGTAGTGGATGACGGCACACTTGAAGGGCGCCGTGGTTCACTGGCTATTGATGATGAAGGTGTTCCGGGGCAATACAATGTCCTGATCGAAAATGGCATTCTGAAAGGCTACATGCAGGATAAACTCAACGCCCGCTTAATGGGTGTGGCTCCGACGGGTAACGGTCGCCGTGAATCCTATGCACACTTGCCGATGCCACGTATGACCAATACTTACATGCTGGCAGGGAATTCCACACCAGAAGACATTATCGCCAGTGTGGATCGTGGGCTGTATGCACCCAATTTCGGCGGCGGTCAGGTGGATATCACATCGGGTAAATTTGTTTTTTCAACCTCGGAAGCCTATTTGATTGAAAACGGCAAAATCACCAGACCAGTAAAAGGTGCAACCTTGATTGGCTCTGGTATTGAAGCCATGCAAAAAATTTCAATGGTTGGAAATGACTTAGCTCTCGACAAAGGTGTCGGTGTTTGCGGTAAAGAAGGCCAAAGTGTACCAGTGGGTGTTGGGCAACCAACTTTGAAACTGGATAACCTGACCGTAGGCGGAACAGCCTGA